A part of Cystobacter fuscus DSM 2262 genomic DNA contains:
- the gcvT gene encoding glycine cleavage system aminomethyltransferase GcvT encodes MTRRTPLNDAHRALGARMVDFAGWDMPVQYSSVIAEHEAVRNAVGLFDVSHMGEIEFRGPGALETANRLITNDLSKCADGQALYAGLLNEQGGFVDDVVAYRFSPEHILIVVNASNKDKDFAWMLARAEGVKPVDRSDDYAQIAVQGPKAAALVQRLTPVDLTKIGTYRFAQGPVAGIDCIVSRTGYTGEDGFELYCAPGDAEALWKALLQEGQADGVKPCGLGARDSLRTEMKFALYGNDIDDTHTALEAGLGWICKLDKAGGFIGRDALAKQKAEGLERKLVGFEVTGSGIPRHGYPLLKDGQRVGEVTSGTQGPSVKKPIGMGYVPVELSTEGSTFDVEIRGRAVPAVVVKTPFWKK; translated from the coding sequence ATGACCCGGCGAACGCCGCTCAATGACGCCCACCGTGCGCTGGGCGCCCGGATGGTGGACTTCGCCGGCTGGGACATGCCGGTGCAGTACAGCTCCGTCATCGCCGAGCACGAGGCCGTGCGCAACGCGGTGGGCCTCTTCGACGTGTCGCATATGGGGGAGATCGAGTTCCGCGGCCCCGGCGCCCTGGAGACCGCCAACCGGCTCATCACCAACGACCTCTCCAAGTGCGCGGATGGCCAGGCGCTCTACGCCGGGCTGCTCAACGAGCAGGGCGGCTTCGTGGACGACGTGGTGGCCTACCGCTTCTCGCCCGAGCACATCCTCATCGTCGTCAACGCCTCCAACAAGGACAAGGACTTCGCCTGGATGCTCGCGCGCGCCGAGGGCGTCAAGCCGGTGGACCGCAGCGACGACTACGCGCAGATCGCCGTGCAGGGCCCCAAGGCCGCGGCGCTCGTGCAGCGGCTCACCCCGGTGGACCTGACGAAGATCGGCACCTACCGCTTCGCGCAAGGGCCGGTGGCGGGCATTGACTGCATCGTCTCGCGCACCGGCTACACGGGCGAGGACGGCTTCGAGCTGTACTGCGCGCCCGGTGACGCGGAGGCGCTCTGGAAGGCGCTGCTCCAGGAGGGGCAGGCCGACGGAGTGAAGCCCTGTGGCCTGGGCGCCCGCGACAGCCTGCGCACGGAGATGAAGTTCGCCCTCTACGGTAACGACATCGACGACACGCACACCGCGCTGGAGGCCGGGCTCGGGTGGATCTGCAAGCTGGACAAGGCCGGGGGCTTCATCGGCCGCGACGCGCTGGCGAAGCAGAAGGCCGAGGGCCTCGAGCGCAAGCTGGTGGGCTTCGAGGTGACCGGCTCGGGCATCCCCCGGCATGGCTACCCGCTGCTCAAGGACGGTCAGCGGGTGGGCGAGGTGACGAGCGGTACCCAGGGACCGTCGGTGAAGAAGCCCATTGGCATGGGCTACGTCCCCGTGGAGCTGTCCACCGAGGGCTCGACCTTCGACGTGGAAATCCGGGGCCGCGCGGTTCCCGCCGTGGTGGTGAAGACCCCCTTCTGGAAGAAATAG
- the gcvH gene encoding glycine cleavage system protein GcvH, whose protein sequence is MAGNIPPDLKYTQEHEWARQQGSVVVVGVTDHAQSSLGDVVYVELPKVGATLTAGKQFGVIESTKAVSDLFAPLTGKVVKVNEALPDNPSAINTDPYGAGWILELEPSDSSQLAGLLDAAAYGNLVKNS, encoded by the coding sequence ATGGCTGGCAACATTCCCCCCGATCTCAAGTACACGCAGGAACACGAGTGGGCCCGGCAGCAGGGCTCCGTGGTGGTGGTGGGCGTCACGGACCACGCCCAGTCGTCCCTGGGTGACGTGGTCTACGTGGAGCTGCCCAAGGTGGGCGCCACCCTCACCGCCGGCAAGCAGTTCGGCGTCATCGAGTCCACCAAGGCCGTCTCCGACCTCTTCGCGCCCCTGACGGGCAAGGTCGTGAAGGTCAACGAGGCGCTGCCCGACAACCCCTCCGCCATCAACACCGACCCCTACGGGGCGGGGTGGATCCTCGAGCTCGAGCCCTCGGACAGCAGCCAACTGGCGGGACTCCTGGATGCCGCCGCGTACGGGAACCTGGTGAAGAATTCCTGA